A stretch of the Candidatus Methylopumilus planktonicus genome encodes the following:
- the purL gene encoding phosphoribosylformylglycinamidine synthase has product MQSQEIIHIAGGPAYSKFRKERLLGRLQTVNSQIKDIHSEYIHIVWCEKKITGTEKAILEKILHYGPKAQTLNFKHNSIITIPRPGTISPWASRATDIANHCGLHDVNRIERAIANYIELKDESLLSNDEKKQLSLLLHDRMTEISIFDLNEAQSLFSHLPPKPIQYAKILEGGKKILNDFNKNLGLALSEDEIDYLFNYFTSIKRNPTDAELMMFAQANSEHCRHKIFNADWVIDGKTQSKSLFGMIKNTHQLHPGNTIVAYSDNSSIVEGAKVNRFYPNQNGVYEDHKELTHFIMKVETHNHPTAISPFSGAATGAGGEIRDEGATGRGSKPKAGLTGFSVSNLRIPDFIQPWEKEIYGAPSRISSALQIMIDGPIGGASYNNEFGRPNITGYFRTLEIKHNDEVKGFHKPIMLAGGIGSINDIHTKKHAIPPGALIIQLGGPAMLIGLGGGAASSMGTGFNAENLDFDSVQRGNPELQRRAQEVIDRCWQLGKDNPILSIHDVGAGGLSNAFPELVNDGGVGATFQLRSINNEEPSMSPRELWCNEAQERYVLAIIDKDLDLFKSLCERERCPFAIVGVAKNDKQLIVEDSLLKKDVVHMDLSTLLGKPPKMTRNVQRKEKALKRFITENIDIKDAAYRVLRYPAVANKMFLIHIGDRSVTGLIARDQLVGPWQVPVADVAVTLSSFDSLLGEAFAIGEKTPIAMIDAKASVRMALGEAITNLSAASIHHLEDIKLSANWMASADHEGEDAALFDAVEEIGMRLCPDLGISIPVGKDSMSMKTAWLDGTKEKTVVSPLSLIVSAFAPVFDARKTLTPTLNRNLKDSGLIFIDLGFGKNRLGASAFNLVFNEVGDIPPNLDDAKTLKAFFDVIQILKNENVIEAYHDRSDGGLFATLTEMAFAGRCGLDIDLTHCGDDIKAILFNEELGAVIQVQTEYISSTLIKIHEALNQHTFLIGSISPNQTIHIKHKNETVLKETRSNLQSAWSETTFKMQSMRDNPECALEEFSQISDDLDPGINPKFDFEIPQSFAIKKTKPKIAILREQGVNGHVEMAAAFSTAGFEAHDVHMSDIIEGQKSLTDFSALVACGGFSYGDVLGAGEGWAKSILFNSKTRDAFAAFFSRPDTIALGICNGCQMMSNLKEIIPGSTSWPHFVKNRSEQFEARFVSVEILKSNSVFFTGMDGSILPIAVAHGEGYTEYQNQTQMNDVLNHQLATLRYVDNYQKGTSTYPMNPNGSPEGITGFTSVNGRFSIMMPHPERVFRVTQNSWHPEAWNELAPWYKMFANAYQFFN; this is encoded by the coding sequence ATGCAAAGCCAAGAAATTATACATATCGCTGGCGGTCCAGCTTATTCAAAGTTTAGAAAAGAAAGACTTCTTGGAAGGCTTCAAACAGTTAATAGTCAAATCAAAGATATTCATTCTGAATACATTCATATTGTATGGTGTGAGAAAAAAATTACAGGCACAGAGAAAGCCATTCTAGAAAAAATTCTGCATTATGGTCCGAAGGCTCAAACATTAAATTTTAAACATAATTCCATAATCACAATTCCACGTCCGGGTACCATATCTCCATGGGCCTCCAGAGCAACTGATATTGCAAACCATTGTGGACTTCATGACGTTAACCGTATCGAAAGAGCCATTGCTAATTATATTGAGTTAAAAGATGAATCTTTATTGTCGAATGATGAAAAGAAACAGCTTTCTTTATTACTTCATGATCGTATGACAGAAATTTCTATTTTTGATCTTAATGAAGCTCAATCTCTCTTTTCTCATTTGCCTCCTAAACCCATTCAGTATGCAAAGATACTTGAAGGCGGCAAAAAAATCTTAAATGATTTTAATAAAAATCTCGGGCTTGCGTTATCTGAAGATGAAATCGATTATTTATTTAATTATTTTACTTCCATCAAAAGAAACCCTACAGACGCTGAACTCATGATGTTCGCTCAAGCGAATTCTGAGCACTGTCGTCATAAAATATTTAATGCCGATTGGGTGATAGATGGCAAGACACAATCTAAATCACTTTTTGGCATGATTAAAAATACACATCAGCTTCATCCAGGCAATACGATTGTAGCTTACTCGGATAACTCTTCTATTGTAGAAGGCGCTAAGGTTAATCGTTTTTATCCAAATCAAAATGGTGTTTATGAAGATCACAAAGAATTAACTCACTTTATTATGAAAGTGGAAACACATAATCATCCGACAGCAATCTCTCCATTCTCAGGCGCAGCAACTGGTGCAGGTGGTGAGATTCGAGATGAAGGTGCTACAGGAAGAGGTTCAAAACCTAAAGCCGGCCTTACAGGATTTTCAGTTTCTAATTTACGCATCCCTGATTTTATTCAGCCCTGGGAAAAAGAGATTTATGGCGCGCCTTCTCGCATATCATCAGCGCTCCAAATTATGATTGATGGTCCGATTGGTGGCGCTTCTTATAATAATGAATTCGGCAGGCCTAATATTACAGGCTACTTTAGAACATTAGAAATTAAGCATAATGATGAAGTAAAGGGTTTTCATAAGCCCATTATGCTGGCAGGTGGTATTGGAAGTATTAACGATATCCATACAAAAAAACATGCAATTCCGCCAGGCGCACTTATCATTCAGTTAGGTGGCCCAGCAATGCTTATTGGGTTGGGTGGTGGCGCCGCCTCAAGTATGGGCACTGGATTCAATGCAGAAAATTTAGACTTTGATTCTGTGCAACGTGGCAATCCTGAATTACAAAGAAGAGCGCAAGAAGTCATTGATCGATGTTGGCAATTAGGCAAAGATAATCCCATCTTAAGCATTCATGATGTAGGTGCTGGCGGTTTATCAAATGCATTCCCTGAATTGGTCAATGATGGTGGGGTAGGTGCAACGTTTCAATTACGTTCAATTAATAATGAAGAGCCAAGCATGTCACCCCGGGAGCTTTGGTGTAATGAAGCCCAAGAGCGCTATGTATTAGCTATTATAGATAAAGACCTTGATTTATTTAAATCGCTTTGCGAGAGAGAAAGATGTCCTTTCGCGATTGTAGGTGTTGCAAAAAACGATAAACAACTCATCGTTGAAGATAGTCTTCTTAAAAAAGATGTTGTCCATATGGACTTATCTACCCTCTTAGGAAAGCCGCCTAAGATGACGCGCAATGTGCAGCGAAAAGAGAAAGCTCTTAAAAGATTTATCACAGAAAATATTGATATCAAAGACGCAGCTTATCGCGTTTTGAGATACCCAGCTGTAGCAAATAAAATGTTCCTGATTCATATTGGTGATCGTTCAGTAACGGGATTAATTGCTAGAGATCAACTTGTAGGTCCATGGCAAGTTCCTGTTGCTGATGTTGCTGTGACCCTATCATCATTTGATAGTTTACTAGGTGAGGCTTTTGCTATTGGCGAAAAAACCCCTATTGCGATGATTGATGCTAAAGCTTCTGTTCGCATGGCATTAGGCGAAGCTATTACCAATTTATCGGCAGCCTCCATTCATCATTTAGAAGACATTAAATTATCAGCTAATTGGATGGCGTCTGCAGATCATGAAGGTGAAGACGCTGCTTTATTTGATGCAGTTGAAGAAATCGGTATGCGTCTATGTCCTGACCTAGGTATTAGTATTCCTGTAGGCAAAGATTCCATGTCTATGAAAACAGCTTGGTTAGATGGTACAAAAGAAAAAACGGTGGTCTCGCCTTTGTCGCTTATTGTAAGTGCTTTTGCACCCGTCTTTGATGCTAGAAAAACATTAACGCCCACACTCAATAGAAATCTTAAGGATAGCGGTCTTATCTTCATCGATTTAGGTTTTGGCAAAAATAGATTGGGCGCTTCAGCATTCAACTTAGTCTTCAATGAGGTGGGCGATATCCCTCCAAACCTTGATGACGCGAAAACACTTAAAGCATTCTTTGATGTGATTCAAATACTTAAAAATGAAAATGTGATTGAGGCTTATCATGATCGATCTGATGGCGGACTTTTTGCAACGTTAACTGAAATGGCCTTTGCAGGTCGCTGCGGTTTGGATATTGATTTGACTCATTGCGGTGATGATATTAAAGCAATTTTATTTAACGAAGAGCTGGGTGCTGTCATTCAAGTTCAAACAGAGTATATTTCTAGCACGCTCATAAAGATTCACGAGGCGCTAAATCAGCACACTTTCCTCATTGGGTCTATCAGCCCCAATCAAACAATTCATATTAAACATAAAAATGAAACTGTCCTCAAAGAGACAAGATCAAACTTACAAAGCGCCTGGAGCGAAACAACTTTCAAGATGCAATCTATGAGAGATAATCCAGAGTGCGCCTTAGAAGAGTTTTCACAAATTTCAGATGATCTTGATCCAGGTATTAACCCAAAATTTGATTTTGAAATTCCCCAGTCTTTTGCAATTAAAAAGACGAAACCTAAAATTGCCATCCTAAGAGAGCAAGGTGTAAATGGCCATGTTGAAATGGCCGCAGCCTTCTCTACTGCAGGATTTGAAGCGCATGACGTGCATATGTCAGACATTATTGAAGGTCAAAAAAGTTTAACTGATTTTTCAGCGCTAGTTGCATGCGGCGGTTTTTCATATGGCGATGTATTAGGTGCAGGTGAAGGCTGGGCTAAATCAATTCTATTCAATTCAAAAACACGTGACGCTTTTGCAGCTTTTTTCTCAAGGCCTGATACGATTGCACTAGGTATTTGTAATGGCTGCCAAATGATGAGTAACCTTAAAGAAATTATTCCTGGCTCAACATCATGGCCACACTTTGTAAAAAACAGATCTGAACAATTTGAAGCAAGGTTTGTATCAGTTGAAATTCTTAAGTCTAATTCTGTATTTTTTACCGGGATGGACGGCTCAATACTTCCAATTGCAGTGGCTCACGGTGAGGGCTATACAGAATATCAAAACCAGACTCAAATGAATGATGTTTTAAATCATCAACTTGCAACACTTCGCTATGTTGATAACTACCAAAAGGGAACTTCTACCTACCCTATGAATCCAAACGGTTCTCCTGAAGGAATTACTGGATTTACTTCTGTCAATGGACGGTTTTCAATTATGATGCCTCATCCTGAGAGAGTTTTTAGGGTAACACAAAATTCTTGGCATCCTGAAGCGTGGAACGAATTAGCGCCATGGTATAAAATGTTTGCAAATGCTTACCAATTTTTTAACTAA
- the feoB gene encoding ferrous iron transport protein B, which yields MKRIAFLGMPNTGKSTLFNRLSGSSARVGNWPGITVDLHAVKTFLGGHMAELVDLPGIYDLQGLSEDEKIVQSFINNNKIDLAIVVLCSTQIERQLSLLLQLQKLHIPCVLALNMDDEAKKMGIAIDAVLLEKKLKTPVIKTSAKYGEGMVELLKACTQVINQKVSTPIKKIKPLNASDLISNEKTIQTLIKLTVKYPTKLNDKNTKKLDALFLDPYWGLPIFFFIVFSIFQFIFTLGKPIQDLMTQFFNFFRMDYLEPLFINHHGIFESLLLDGLYLGVTTVAAFVPIIILFFLIMSVVEDSGYFSRAAFLMDTLMEKIGLDGRGFVMMLMGFGCNVPALMGTKIMRTKELRLLTMFVIPFSLCSARLQVFLFIITALFSATYGPLVLFCLYLLSFFTIFISALIFKHQFKNKEPIIIELPPYRFPTMKQIVKRSMIEIKHFLTRATKFIIIGVLLVWALTHFPMDVPIASELTYSGQLGKWLSPIFDPIGINEQLVIALIFGFIAKEIVIGALAVIYGVEGSALAHHLYSNVSQIQAISFMIFTLIYTPCLSTIATLKNESKNLSFVIYSVFWALLLAWVFSFIFYQTSLYFYS from the coding sequence ATGAAACGTATCGCTTTCTTAGGCATGCCCAATACTGGGAAGTCGACGCTTTTTAATCGTTTAAGCGGCTCATCTGCTCGTGTCGGTAATTGGCCTGGGATCACTGTTGACCTTCATGCAGTTAAAACATTTTTAGGCGGCCATATGGCCGAATTGGTTGATCTTCCTGGCATTTATGATCTTCAAGGTCTATCTGAAGATGAAAAAATTGTACAAAGCTTTATTAACAATAACAAGATTGATTTAGCCATTGTAGTTTTATGTAGCACTCAAATTGAACGACAGCTTTCTTTACTGCTACAACTTCAAAAACTTCATATACCCTGCGTGCTCGCACTTAATATGGATGACGAAGCAAAGAAAATGGGTATTGCTATTGATGCTGTGTTACTGGAAAAGAAACTTAAAACGCCCGTTATTAAAACAAGTGCCAAATATGGCGAAGGTATGGTTGAGCTTTTAAAAGCATGTACCCAGGTCATCAATCAAAAAGTCTCTACCCCGATTAAAAAAATTAAACCACTGAACGCATCCGATCTAATATCGAATGAAAAAACGATTCAGACTTTAATTAAATTAACCGTCAAATACCCCACCAAACTCAACGACAAAAATACAAAAAAATTAGATGCGCTCTTTCTAGATCCCTATTGGGGCTTGCCTATTTTCTTTTTTATTGTATTTTCAATTTTTCAGTTTATCTTTACTCTTGGTAAACCCATTCAAGATTTAATGACGCAATTCTTTAATTTCTTTAGGATGGATTATCTTGAACCGCTATTCATAAATCATCATGGCATTTTCGAAAGCCTGCTCTTAGACGGACTCTATCTTGGCGTGACCACAGTGGCCGCTTTTGTGCCGATCATTATTCTCTTCTTTCTTATTATGAGTGTCGTGGAAGATAGTGGTTATTTTTCTAGGGCTGCATTTTTGATGGATACCTTGATGGAAAAAATAGGTTTAGATGGAAGAGGTTTTGTCATGATGCTCATGGGCTTTGGCTGCAATGTCCCGGCTCTCATGGGCACTAAAATTATGCGCACAAAAGAACTTCGTCTTTTAACGATGTTTGTCATTCCATTCTCGCTCTGCTCAGCTAGACTTCAAGTATTTTTATTTATTATCACGGCTCTCTTTAGCGCCACATATGGGCCGCTGGTTCTTTTCTGTCTTTATTTATTAAGCTTTTTTACAATCTTTATTTCAGCCCTTATCTTCAAACATCAGTTTAAAAATAAAGAGCCTATTATTATTGAATTGCCCCCATACCGCTTTCCTACGATGAAACAGATTGTCAAAAGAAGTATGATTGAAATCAAACATTTTTTAACGCGCGCTACCAAATTTATTATCATTGGCGTACTTCTTGTTTGGGCGTTAACTCACTTTCCAATGGATGTGCCTATCGCCAGCGAGCTTACCTATTCTGGCCAACTGGGTAAGTGGCTATCCCCTATTTTTGACCCTATTGGCATCAACGAACAATTAGTGATTGCTTTAATTTTTGGCTTTATTGCCAAAGAGATTGTGATTGGCGCATTGGCTGTGATTTATGGTGTAGAAGGTTCCGCATTAGCCCATCACCTTTACAGTAATGTGAGCCAAATACAGGCGATTAGTTTTATGATTTTTACCCTCATTTATACGCCCTGCCTTTCAACAATTGCTACACTTAAAAATGAATCTAAAAATCTTTCGTTTGTGATTTATTCAGTTTTCTGGGCGCTTCTTCTAGCCTGGGTTTTTAGCTTTATTTTCTATCAAACCTCGCTCTATTTTTATAGTTAA
- a CDS encoding FeoA family protein yields MTTLLELAEGQSGIIHKLNMDRLLIQRLNAMGLRRGKKITVLRKAQFKGPFHIMIDTTELMIREHEASLINITSAAL; encoded by the coding sequence ATGACAACCTTATTAGAGCTAGCAGAAGGTCAAAGTGGCATCATCCATAAACTCAATATGGATCGCTTACTTATTCAAAGGCTTAATGCCATGGGGCTTCGGCGCGGAAAAAAAATAACCGTTCTAAGGAAAGCTCAATTTAAAGGCCCTTTTCATATCATGATTGATACAACCGAACTCATGATTAGAGAGCATGAAGCATCACTAATTAATATTACTTCTGCTGCCCTATGA
- a CDS encoding peptidylprolyl isomerase, producing the protein MFSFIKTFVFVLLIQLGNLAQAADLNISVNGKPIKKNLYDFVVKDLESRGQKMDDNLNSMIVNRMIAMELINQEAERTGLSKDANYLLKEELARREMLYNTFLQSYVQKNPISESDIKNAYEQYKKDLGTQEFNAKHILVASEQEAKDVIAELNKGGNFSKIAKDKSKDSGSKDKGGDLGWFPANSMVKPFADTLTSLKKGSFTTAPVQTQFGWHVIKLEDTRALLAPEFDKVKEGLAKTLQQKQLDKLVLDLKAKAKIVDNRK; encoded by the coding sequence ATGTTTTCTTTTATCAAAACCTTCGTTTTTGTTTTACTTATCCAGCTTGGAAATTTAGCTCAAGCAGCTGATTTAAATATTTCAGTGAATGGAAAGCCTATCAAAAAAAATCTATATGATTTTGTAGTAAAAGACCTTGAAAGTCGCGGTCAAAAAATGGATGACAATCTTAACAGTATGATTGTGAATCGTATGATTGCCATGGAGCTCATTAACCAAGAAGCTGAAAGAACAGGTTTAAGTAAAGATGCAAACTATCTTTTAAAAGAAGAGCTAGCGCGTAGAGAAATGTTATACAACACATTCTTACAAAGTTATGTTCAAAAAAATCCTATTTCAGAATCTGATATTAAAAATGCGTATGAGCAATATAAGAAAGACTTAGGCACTCAAGAGTTCAATGCAAAACATATTCTTGTAGCAAGTGAACAAGAAGCTAAAGACGTGATTGCTGAACTGAATAAAGGTGGCAACTTTAGCAAAATCGCTAAGGACAAATCAAAAGACTCGGGCTCAAAAGATAAAGGTGGTGACCTAGGCTGGTTCCCAGCTAACTCAATGGTTAAACCGTTTGCTGATACACTCACTTCACTTAAAAAAGGTAGCTTCACAACAGCGCCTGTGCAAACGCAATTTGGCTGGCATGTGATCAAATTGGAAGATACAAGAGCCCTTCTAGCTCCTGAATTTGATAAAGTAAAAGAAGGTTTAGCTAAAACACTTCAACAAAAGCAACTTGATAAGCTTGTATTAGATCTCAAAGCAAAAGCGAAGATTGTGGATAACCGTAAATAA
- a CDS encoding BolA family protein — MLQDLIKERLAFLEPTHLNLKDLSDLHKGHKGNTGGGHFDLEITSSHFLGKSTIMRHRLVYEALKDLIPHKIHALSIKADLP, encoded by the coding sequence ATGCTTCAAGATCTCATTAAAGAAAGACTCGCATTCTTAGAGCCGACACATCTAAACCTTAAAGATTTAAGCGATCTTCATAAAGGTCATAAAGGTAATACGGGTGGCGGTCATTTCGATTTGGAAATTACTAGTTCGCATTTTTTAGGAAAATCAACGATAATGAGGCATCGCCTTGTATACGAAGCGCTTAAAGATTTAATTCCTCATAAAATTCATGCATTAAGTATCAAAGCTGATTTGCCTTAA
- a CDS encoding YciI family protein, translated as MFYAIIAKDHQHSLDKRTAYRPAHLARIKVLQDQGKLLLAGPFPAIDSIDPGLDGFTGSLIVAEFISLNEAILWAHEDLFYTSGVYASIEVKPFRKTLP; from the coding sequence ATGTTTTACGCCATCATCGCCAAAGACCATCAACACAGCCTCGATAAAAGAACGGCATATAGGCCGGCACATTTAGCGCGCATTAAAGTACTGCAAGATCAAGGTAAGCTTCTACTCGCAGGGCCCTTCCCTGCCATTGATTCAATCGACCCAGGCTTAGATGGTTTCACAGGTAGTTTGATTGTAGCTGAATTTATATCACTTAATGAAGCGATCCTCTGGGCGCATGAAGACCTTTTTTATACTTCAGGTGTTTACGCTTCTATTGAAGTGAAACCTTTTAGAAAAACACTTCCTTAA
- a CDS encoding septation protein A, with translation MKFLFDLFPVILFFIAYKFSDIYTATLVVIGATFFQVIYSKLVHKRVDKLLIFNAVLISVLGGTTLWLHDANFIKWKPSILYWLLSCALLFFQFFKRKNLVKNLMGKQIQLTEKTWYQINITSALFFGVLGALNLYVAFNFSESTWVNFKLFGITGLIMCYAIFIGVLASRANRK, from the coding sequence ATGAAATTTCTATTCGATCTATTTCCTGTCATCCTTTTTTTTATTGCATATAAATTTTCAGACATTTATACCGCGACACTGGTCGTCATTGGCGCCACATTCTTCCAAGTGATTTATAGCAAACTCGTTCATAAGAGAGTGGATAAGTTACTTATATTTAATGCGGTATTGATCAGTGTATTAGGTGGCACTACTTTATGGCTTCATGATGCAAATTTTATTAAATGGAAACCTAGTATTTTGTATTGGCTATTATCATGCGCACTTTTATTTTTTCAATTTTTCAAAAGAAAGAATCTTGTTAAAAATCTTATGGGAAAACAAATTCAACTGACTGAAAAAACGTGGTACCAAATCAATATCACTTCTGCTTTATTTTTTGGAGTCTTAGGCGCGCTCAATCTTTATGTCGCTTTTAATTTTTCAGAAAGTACGTGGGTTAATTTTAAATTATTTGGCATTACAGGACTTATCATGTGCTATGCCATCTTTATTGGTGTTTTAGCATCAAGAGCAAATCGTAAATAA
- a CDS encoding 3',5'-nucleoside bisphosphate phosphatase, whose product MIDLHSHSTISDGLLTPSGLVKHAHSKGIKVLSLTDHDDVEGLTEAASEAKLLGMHLVHGVEISVTWKRDTIHIVGLNVDSQNKTLLQGLASIRQGRFERAKQMAHSLDQVGIKGSLEGALKYAKSGILGRTHFARFLVETGHAKDVKTVFKNYLVKGKPGFIEHTWTSLENALSWIHTSGGIAAIAHPARYDLGKNNLLAFLNEFKELGGQGIEVISGSHTTEQSLKIAKIAEEFEFLASTGSDYHGPGISYREMGSLPKIPETCIPIWKSWNEVNALLN is encoded by the coding sequence ATGATTGATCTTCACTCACATTCTACTATATCTGATGGGTTATTAACCCCAAGCGGTCTTGTTAAGCATGCCCACTCTAAAGGTATTAAAGTACTTTCTTTAACTGACCATGATGATGTAGAGGGATTGACGGAGGCCGCATCAGAAGCAAAATTATTAGGCATGCATTTAGTTCACGGTGTTGAAATTTCAGTGACATGGAAAAGAGACACGATTCATATCGTAGGATTGAATGTGGACTCTCAAAATAAAACACTACTGCAAGGACTTGCTTCTATTAGACAAGGGCGTTTTGAGAGAGCGAAACAAATGGCACATTCACTCGATCAGGTGGGAATTAAAGGGAGCTTAGAGGGGGCATTAAAATATGCAAAATCAGGCATTTTAGGTCGTACCCATTTTGCAAGATTTTTAGTAGAAACAGGGCATGCCAAAGATGTCAAAACCGTATTCAAAAATTATCTCGTGAAAGGTAAGCCAGGTTTTATTGAGCACACCTGGACGAGCCTAGAAAATGCGCTTTCATGGATTCATACAAGTGGTGGCATTGCAGCTATCGCCCACCCTGCAAGATATGATTTAGGTAAAAATAATCTTTTAGCATTTTTAAATGAATTCAAAGAGTTGGGTGGTCAAGGTATTGAAGTGATTTCGGGAAGCCATACGACAGAGCAGTCTTTAAAAATTGCAAAAATTGCAGAAGAGTTTGAATTCCTTGCATCCACAGGTTCTGACTATCATGGACCAGGCATTTCTTACAGGGAGATGGGGTCTTTGCCAAAAATCCCCGAAACATGCATTCCGATATGGAAAAGTTGGAATGAAGTCAATGCCTTACTGAACTAA
- a CDS encoding site-2 protease family protein, producing the protein MELTAIQKVAVYALPIIFAITVHEAAHGYVAKYFGDLTAYKQNRISLNPLRHIDPIGTIILPALTVLLGGVLFGWAKPVPVNFMNLRHPKQDMLWVAAAGPFSNLIMAIFWAILFGRSAYFPESMTLFVQQMGIAGMSINLSLMILNLIPLPPLDGGRIAVSLLPDHLAYKYAQVERYGFLILIILLMTHILDLIIFPLIQISQSLILWIFA; encoded by the coding sequence ATGGAATTAACCGCTATACAAAAAGTTGCCGTTTACGCACTCCCCATCATTTTTGCGATTACGGTTCATGAGGCAGCCCACGGCTATGTTGCGAAGTATTTTGGCGATTTAACCGCCTATAAGCAAAACAGAATCAGCCTTAATCCATTAAGACATATTGATCCCATTGGTACCATTATTCTCCCAGCCTTAACCGTATTATTGGGGGGCGTTTTATTTGGATGGGCTAAGCCTGTTCCGGTTAATTTTATGAATTTACGCCATCCCAAACAAGATATGCTTTGGGTAGCAGCTGCTGGACCTTTTTCAAATTTAATTATGGCGATCTTCTGGGCGATTTTATTTGGCCGAAGCGCTTACTTTCCTGAATCGATGACTTTATTTGTTCAGCAAATGGGTATTGCGGGCATGAGTATTAATTTATCCTTGATGATATTAAATTTAATCCCACTCCCGCCACTTGATGGAGGAAGAATTGCTGTGAGTTTATTGCCTGATCATTTGGCATATAAGTATGCACAAGTTGAGCGATACGGCTTTTTAATTTTAATTATTTTATTAATGACCCACATACTTGATTTAATTATTTTTCCACTCATCCAAATTAGCCAAAGTCTAATTTTATGGATATTTGCTTAG
- a CDS encoding tryptophan--tRNA ligase: MAIERVISGMRPTGNLHLGHFNGVLKNWINLQHEFECLFFVADWHALTTHYDSPEIIEENVWEMVVDWIAAGVDPATATIFIQSKVPEHAELHTLLSMITPLGWLERVPTYKDQQEKLSSKDLSTYGFLGYPLLQSADILIYKATQVPVGEDQIPHIEFTREIARRFNHLYGKETGFVEKAEEAIKKLGSKKSSLYMEMKTAYQENGDQEALDSAQVLIEEHQGLSLGDKERLLGFLEGGGKMILVEPEYKLAPASKMIGLDGQKMSKSYNNTIALRESPESVEKKIKTMPTDPARIRRNDPGNPNHCPVWQLHQVYSSDEVKAWVETGCKEAKIGCIECKQPVIDAINKELKPIQERAFHYIEDPDLVKNIVAEGCEKAKKLARETMREVREAMGLNY; this comes from the coding sequence ATGGCTATTGAACGCGTTATATCTGGCATGCGACCAACAGGCAATCTTCATTTGGGCCACTTCAATGGAGTATTGAAAAATTGGATTAATCTTCAACATGAATTTGAATGTTTATTCTTTGTGGCAGATTGGCATGCACTCACGACACATTACGACTCTCCTGAAATTATTGAAGAGAATGTGTGGGAGATGGTTGTGGATTGGATTGCAGCAGGGGTAGATCCAGCAACAGCAACTATTTTTATTCAGTCTAAAGTACCTGAGCATGCCGAACTTCATACTTTGCTTTCTATGATTACACCCTTAGGTTGGCTCGAGAGAGTGCCAACCTATAAAGACCAGCAGGAAAAATTATCATCTAAAGATTTGTCGACCTATGGATTTTTAGGTTATCCATTATTACAAAGTGCAGACATTTTAATTTACAAAGCAACACAAGTACCTGTCGGTGAAGATCAAATTCCTCACATAGAATTTACTCGAGAAATTGCAAGACGCTTTAATCACCTCTATGGCAAAGAAACGGGATTTGTTGAAAAGGCTGAGGAAGCAATTAAAAAATTAGGCTCTAAAAAAAGTAGTCTCTATATGGAGATGAAAACAGCGTATCAAGAAAATGGCGACCAAGAGGCACTGGACTCGGCTCAGGTATTAATTGAAGAGCATCAGGGTTTAAGTTTGGGAGACAAAGAAAGGTTGTTAGGCTTTTTAGAGGGCGGCGGCAAAATGATTTTAGTTGAGCCTGAATATAAATTAGCGCCTGCATCTAAGATGATTGGTTTGGACGGTCAAAAAATGTCTAAATCATATAACAACACTATTGCCTTAAGAGAGTCGCCTGAATCTGTTGAGAAAAAAATTAAAACCATGCCAACCGATCCCGCTCGCATTAGAAGAAATGATCCTGGCAATCCAAATCACTGTCCTGTATGGCAGTTGCATCAAGTGTATTCAAGCGATGAAGTTAAAGCTTGGGTTGAAACTGGATGTAAAGAAGCTAAAATAGGATGTATTGAATGTAAACAGCCTGTGATTGATGCAATTAATAAAGAACTTAAACCTATTCAAGAAAGAGCATTTCATTACATTGAAGATCCTGATCTCGTGAAAAATATCGTAGCCGAGGGTTGTGAAAAAGCTAAAAAACTCGCGAGAGAAACTATGCGAGAAGTAAGAGAAGCCATGGGGTTGAATTACTGA